In the genome of Nonlabens sp. MB-3u-79, one region contains:
- a CDS encoding single-stranded DNA-binding protein codes for MSNLSNRVQLIGHLGQDPEIVNLNDDKILVKFSLATSDRYTNKLGEKVTDTQWHRLLAFNATANIISEYVKKGSKICVQGKLVHRQWEDKDGEKQYTTEVVCDQVLMLDTKA; via the coding sequence ATGAGCAATCTAAGCAACAGAGTACAGTTAATCGGACACCTAGGTCAGGATCCAGAAATCGTAAATTTAAACGATGACAAAATACTAGTAAAGTTCTCACTTGCCACCTCAGATCGTTATACCAATAAGCTAGGCGAGAAGGTGACCGACACACAATGGCATCGTCTCCTAGCCTTTAATGCTACGGCAAACATTATTTCTGAGTATGTAAAGAAAGGGAGTAAAATATGCGTTCAAGGAAAACTAGTTCATAGACAGTGGGAAGACAAAGACGGCGAAAAACAGTATACCACCGAAGTAGTATGTGATCAAGTATTAATGCTAGATACGAAGGCTTGA
- a CDS encoding alpha/beta hydrolase: MRGRNYQLYISFPTNYSTKDTITYPVLYILDGEYAFPTTRGTREILDWGNKIEDLIIVGIGSGLNFLSWYNDRFDDYTTSRDTVWENDANYGKNAILKGSFTTGGAAEFLKSIKTEIIPFVDNNYKTNSDRGITGHSAGGLFTAYCLINSDGYFTRFGISSPSFWWDNNKLLNQSVTQFRKNKTWNIPQTKIFISCGEYEGIRFIPSMQKIQTSLENADYQNIELSCQIFDGESHLSVWPANISKTLITLYGKK; encoded by the coding sequence ATTAGAGGAAGAAATTATCAATTGTACATTTCTTTTCCTACAAATTATTCGACAAAAGACACAATTACTTATCCCGTTTTGTATATTTTGGACGGTGAGTATGCTTTTCCCACAACCAGAGGAACAAGAGAAATTTTGGATTGGGGAAACAAAATAGAAGATCTAATCATAGTAGGAATTGGTTCAGGACTTAATTTTCTTTCTTGGTACAATGATAGATTTGACGACTACACGACGTCAAGAGATACTGTTTGGGAAAATGACGCGAATTATGGTAAAAATGCAATTCTAAAAGGATCTTTCACAACTGGTGGCGCAGCTGAATTTCTTAAATCAATTAAAACCGAAATAATCCCATTCGTAGATAATAATTATAAAACTAATTCTGATAGAGGTATTACAGGACACTCAGCTGGGGGCCTTTTTACAGCTTATTGTTTAATAAATTCAGATGGCTATTTTACTCGATTTGGCATCAGTAGTCCTTCATTTTGGTGGGATAATAATAAATTATTAAACCAATCCGTTACTCAATTCAGAAAAAATAAAACTTGGAATATACCGCAAACTAAAATTTTTATTTCTTGTGGTGAATATGAAGGGATAAGATTTATTCCCTCAATGCAAAAGATACAAACATCTCTTGAAAATGCTGATTATCAAAATATCGAATTAAGTTGTCAAATATTTGATGGCGAATCACATCTTTCCGTATGGCCTGCCAATATAAGTAAAACCCTTATCACCTTGTATGGTAAAAAATAA
- a CDS encoding alpha/beta hydrolase family protein: MNKKVLLIIIVSLGVGVIVENQFNLLPNFLNEEDQNVEIRETPKWSDEFNIVEIKSPIDETLQSAYFHKTKSSDPQPLIVSLHTWSATYTQYDSINEFSFEKDYNYIHPNFRGMNNTKDACCSEMVISDIDASIDFAIENANVDTTRIYVIGMSGGGYATLAMFMKSKHKIKKFSSWVPLVDLIQWHEETKTLKLKYAAEILACTQSKGDVLNEEIAKQKSPIFWKTPIDKLNYSTLEISTGIYDGMIGNGVIPITHSINFYNKLLKDLSVTDSTKYVSDTEKLALLEFRKPLGDFGQISGREVILRKETNNIKLTLFEGGHEILTKYAFEELIK; the protein is encoded by the coding sequence ATGAATAAGAAAGTCTTGCTAATCATTATAGTATCTCTAGGTGTCGGAGTAATTGTTGAAAATCAGTTTAATCTATTACCGAATTTCCTGAATGAAGAAGACCAAAATGTTGAAATCAGGGAAACTCCAAAATGGAGTGATGAATTTAATATTGTGGAAATTAAATCTCCCATAGATGAAACGCTGCAATCTGCCTATTTTCACAAAACTAAATCGTCTGACCCACAACCCTTAATAGTTAGTCTCCACACATGGAGCGCTACTTACACTCAGTACGATTCAATAAATGAGTTCTCATTTGAAAAAGACTACAACTACATCCACCCAAATTTTAGAGGTATGAACAATACGAAAGATGCTTGTTGCAGTGAAATGGTAATATCAGACATTGATGCGTCAATAGATTTTGCTATAGAAAATGCAAACGTAGATACAACAAGAATTTATGTGATTGGAATGAGCGGAGGCGGGTATGCAACTTTAGCAATGTTTATGAAATCGAAACATAAAATTAAAAAATTCTCGTCTTGGGTTCCTTTGGTAGATTTGATACAATGGCATGAAGAAACTAAAACTCTCAAGCTTAAATATGCTGCTGAAATTCTTGCTTGCACCCAATCTAAAGGTGACGTTTTAAATGAGGAAATTGCGAAACAGAAATCACCAATATTCTGGAAAACACCTATTGATAAATTGAATTATTCAACATTAGAAATATCAACAGGAATATATGATGGCATGATTGGGAATGGTGTTATTCCTATTACACATTCCATTAACTTTTATAATAAATTACTTAAGGATCTCAGTGTTACTGATAGTACTAAGTATGTATCAGATACCGAAAAATTAGCACTCCTTGAATTCAGAAAACCGCTAGGTGACTTTGGACAAATTTCAGGAAGAGAAGTAATACTTCGTAAGGAAACGAATAATATCAAACTAACATTATTCGAAGGAGGCCATGAAATACTCACAAAATACGCTTTTGAAGAATTAATAAAATAA
- a CDS encoding ice-binding family protein yields MKIILLSILIIACSFNTTAQSNQSSTDFYFGSAANFILFTGAGAVANTGISTVTGDVGSNIGAISGFGSPTVLNGTIENANPITTQAAIDLAAACVQIQNTPVTISNHSTIYGSVAGETIYPGVYTAGAAASILGTLTLDAQGDPDALFVFKIEGALSSVAGSNIILANGASSDNVFWIAVGAVGLGANTTMVGTFIGYPGAVELGAGGNLDGRLYSTVGAIAINGTVATIPSYNIPFGCDSSAYLFQNNDIYALDLASGNSYEIAADITTGSINAVGYNPVDGYIWGSLSSPEKTIVRIGGNFNTTRFYINELPTSDRTIGDISADGIYYLKGEGTTYYKIDLDPNSANYTQHQSTESLSLNISIDDWAFNAVDGNLYTVERNSNILYRIDPSNGNVQALGEVPILSGVTYTYDATYFDADGRFYVSASETGTIYAIQSVQSVIVNGTINSKLFAFGPSSSNNDGARCPTAIVSQEICDNGIDDDGDGLIDCEDPSCSTYGDCSLSLDATTGSSDGGLESNNRLSEQINKRNFNRAKTGYTFDRNSARRVIKKGVYAQRATNNNFSLEDFIPLDIINEDEVIDASPSDLVSITNATEIYGVDYLRNNIPVASILAIKTENGVYEHTKYICDRLLGAELISVNTIDINGQSFIKSIIKNVDGTYEFVLSLSAKVVNNDGNFAIESHWNLDQYEQNVTFYNFQIWTNSIDDLFKLGQEVLFLLDVKKLISTYNNSTPPTVFVRKGKYVNGALDLQIINMNATETIHFDANLRTTETSEFDNMNSTVALNEQYITNLQLETGNLFDIGFRIGDGFATPDDLFMSDGPWGIDYSQGDTTVDTYAILPNDFTYAPNDFPIERNIVLKATTNSYVAAYRALTPRFKAVDLSDYNSLKFSAKGTGSLEITFVKASVSNWEEQYKSNITLDNITQNYVLPISSFKSGNSTGLELNDVVTVVFTMISEDGSISSKELTLENLHLSQDTPGVEDVTQQTMNLFASPNPITSATTIQFTTKQTETVQLVVYDQLGKVISQTTHSTTPGENRISLNSNNLSTGIYFCSIVSQQIFYNAIKLIAR; encoded by the coding sequence ATGAAAATAATATTACTATCAATCCTTATCATCGCCTGTAGTTTTAATACAACAGCTCAGAGTAATCAGTCATCAACAGATTTCTATTTTGGTTCTGCGGCTAATTTTATACTGTTTACAGGAGCTGGAGCAGTAGCCAATACCGGTATTTCTACAGTTACGGGTGATGTTGGTTCTAATATAGGAGCAATATCTGGCTTTGGATCACCTACAGTTCTAAACGGAACTATAGAAAATGCCAATCCAATTACTACACAAGCCGCTATAGATTTAGCAGCAGCCTGCGTTCAAATTCAAAACACACCAGTCACAATATCGAATCATAGTACAATTTATGGCAGTGTTGCCGGGGAGACTATTTACCCGGGAGTGTATACTGCTGGAGCAGCTGCATCCATTCTTGGAACTCTGACATTAGATGCTCAGGGAGATCCTGATGCTCTGTTTGTTTTTAAAATTGAAGGAGCGCTTTCTTCAGTGGCTGGCTCGAATATTATTTTAGCAAATGGCGCTTCGTCTGACAATGTTTTTTGGATTGCCGTTGGCGCAGTTGGTTTGGGGGCAAATACTACCATGGTTGGCACATTTATAGGATATCCAGGAGCAGTTGAATTGGGAGCCGGAGGAAATCTAGACGGCAGATTATATTCTACTGTTGGCGCGATCGCAATCAATGGAACCGTTGCGACAATTCCATCTTATAATATTCCTTTTGGTTGCGATTCCAGTGCTTATCTATTCCAGAACAATGATATTTACGCTCTAGATTTAGCATCAGGGAACTCTTATGAAATTGCTGCAGACATTACTACAGGAAGTATAAATGCAGTAGGATACAATCCAGTAGACGGGTATATTTGGGGTTCTTTAAGTTCTCCAGAAAAAACGATAGTACGTATTGGTGGAAATTTCAATACAACCCGCTTCTATATAAATGAACTACCAACTAGTGATAGAACTATTGGAGATATAAGTGCAGACGGCATCTATTATTTAAAGGGTGAAGGCACTACCTACTATAAAATAGATCTTGATCCTAATTCTGCAAATTACACTCAACACCAATCAACAGAAAGTTTATCTCTAAATATAAGTATTGATGATTGGGCTTTTAATGCAGTTGACGGAAATTTATACACCGTAGAGAGAAACTCAAATATTTTATATCGCATTGATCCTTCAAACGGAAACGTACAAGCTTTAGGCGAAGTGCCAATCTTATCAGGAGTAACCTATACGTATGATGCAACGTACTTCGATGCAGATGGTCGTTTTTATGTATCAGCAAGTGAAACAGGAACAATATATGCCATTCAAAGTGTACAAAGCGTAATAGTCAATGGTACAATAAATTCGAAACTATTTGCTTTCGGACCCTCAAGCTCTAACAATGATGGTGCACGTTGCCCTACAGCTATTGTGAGCCAAGAAATTTGTGATAATGGAATTGATGATGATGGTGACGGCCTTATAGATTGTGAAGATCCTTCATGTTCAACTTATGGTGATTGTTCCCTCTCACTAGATGCAACAACGGGAAGTAGTGACGGTGGTTTAGAAAGTAATAACCGATTATCAGAACAGATCAATAAGCGTAATTTTAATCGTGCAAAAACAGGATATACATTCGATAGAAATTCTGCAAGAAGAGTTATTAAAAAGGGGGTATATGCACAACGTGCTACTAATAATAATTTTAGTTTAGAAGATTTTATTCCTTTAGATATTATTAATGAAGATGAGGTTATTGATGCTTCACCTTCAGATTTAGTAAGTATTACAAATGCAACTGAGATATATGGTGTAGATTATTTAAGAAACAACATTCCAGTAGCTTCTATTCTGGCCATAAAAACTGAGAATGGGGTTTATGAACATACTAAATACATTTGTGATCGTTTGTTAGGAGCAGAGTTAATATCCGTAAATACGATTGACATCAACGGACAATCATTCATTAAGTCTATTATAAAAAATGTAGATGGCACTTATGAGTTTGTATTAAGTCTATCGGCTAAGGTGGTAAACAATGATGGAAACTTCGCGATAGAGAGTCACTGGAATCTCGATCAATACGAACAAAATGTCACCTTTTATAACTTTCAAATTTGGACGAACTCAATTGATGATTTATTTAAACTTGGGCAAGAAGTCTTATTTTTACTAGATGTGAAAAAATTAATTTCAACATATAACAACTCAACACCTCCAACAGTATTTGTTAGAAAAGGAAAGTATGTTAATGGTGCTTTAGATTTACAAATCATCAATATGAATGCTACGGAAACCATACATTTTGATGCTAATCTTAGAACCACGGAAACGAGTGAATTTGACAACATGAACTCAACAGTAGCATTGAATGAACAATACATTACAAACCTACAATTAGAAACTGGAAACTTATTTGATATCGGCTTTAGAATTGGTGATGGCTTTGCAACACCAGACGATTTATTCATGTCTGATGGACCTTGGGGAATTGATTATTCACAAGGAGACACTACAGTAGACACCTATGCAATTCTACCAAACGATTTTACCTATGCTCCCAATGATTTCCCGATAGAACGCAACATTGTCTTGAAAGCAACAACAAATAGCTATGTAGCGGCTTACAGAGCGCTTACCCCAAGATTCAAAGCCGTAGACTTAAGTGACTACAATAGCTTAAAATTTAGTGCAAAAGGGACAGGAAGTTTAGAAATTACATTTGTAAAAGCAAGTGTTTCTAACTGGGAAGAACAATATAAAAGCAACATTACTTTAGATAATATAACACAAAATTACGTTTTACCCATATCGAGTTTTAAATCAGGAAATAGCACCGGTTTAGAATTAAATGATGTCGTGACCGTGGTGTTTACTATGATAAGCGAAGATGGCTCAATTAGTTCAAAGGAATTAACACTAGAAAACCTACATTTATCTCAAGACACACCAGGTGTAGAAGACGTAACTCAACAAACAATGAATCTTTTTGCATCACCAAATCCAATAACCTCCGCAACAACGATACAATTTACAACGAAGCAAACAGAAACTGTACAACTTGTCGTCTATGACCAATTAGGAAAAGTAATATCCCAAACAACACATAGTACAACACCTGGAGAAAATAGAATTTCATTAAACAGCAACAACTTAAGCACAGGTATCTATTTCTGTAGCATTGTAAGTCAACAAATATTTTACAATGCCATAAAATTAATAGCCAGATAA
- a CDS encoding T9SS type A sorting domain-containing protein: MKTIYFILLIVSFPLIVTAQIGTVSFIDTSVQTAGVTKLESIDIDNDGHNEILTSTNGNSGRLGFYQNLTNNSFSAFNLIESYDFCRGFAIGDFNNDNWNDIVSIGGINQDAKIHLNNSSTFSPGVLLDTNISIQVNDVVVADFDLNNSDDIVIIGQHSIDFYRNNGSGSFTKEEILSTSTSPLILECLDLAARDMDNDGDMDLISGETAGLVVYINDGNAVFTPHYYSVNPEIFGLIHPIDIDNDGDYDVAGYNSAGEVKWFSNNGNAIMTFEATLPHIPDLISLSSIDYNNNGVEDLYTSYANNISIFENDTNHTFNNEITVYQDNSLLMGTVQPVDIDHQGALDFLWSGGTNSIAFHLNQSPLSISEVNATSNFFYPNPTTGLVNFTKPVKKLAMYNLLGQKYIEAYHVNEINLTNYPSGMYLLVLDDNVQFPQKIIKE, encoded by the coding sequence ATGAAAACAATTTATTTTATTTTACTCATAGTTTCTTTTCCACTAATTGTGACTGCCCAAATAGGTACAGTAAGTTTTATAGATACATCTGTTCAAACAGCAGGTGTAACAAAGCTCGAATCTATTGATATAGATAATGATGGACATAATGAAATTCTCACTTCTACAAATGGCAATTCTGGCAGATTAGGATTTTATCAGAACCTGACAAACAACAGTTTTTCAGCTTTTAACTTAATAGAATCATATGATTTTTGTAGAGGGTTTGCTATAGGCGACTTTAATAATGACAATTGGAATGATATTGTTTCTATTGGAGGTATCAACCAAGATGCTAAAATTCACCTCAATAATTCTAGTACATTTAGTCCAGGAGTACTTCTAGATACTAATATTTCGATACAAGTAAATGATGTGGTTGTTGCAGATTTTGATCTGAACAACTCTGATGACATTGTTATTATCGGACAACACTCTATTGATTTTTATCGAAATAATGGTAGTGGAAGTTTTACCAAAGAGGAAATCTTAAGCACGAGTACGTCTCCTTTGATCCTGGAGTGTTTAGACTTAGCAGCAAGGGACATGGACAATGATGGTGATATGGATTTAATAAGCGGAGAAACAGCAGGATTAGTAGTTTATATCAACGATGGAAATGCTGTGTTTACTCCCCACTATTATTCGGTAAACCCCGAAATTTTTGGTCTTATACACCCAATAGATATAGACAATGATGGCGACTATGATGTGGCAGGCTATAACAGCGCAGGAGAAGTAAAATGGTTTAGTAATAACGGAAATGCTATCATGACATTTGAAGCCACACTACCTCATATTCCCGATTTAATATCATTAAGTTCCATAGATTATAATAACAATGGGGTTGAAGATTTATACACTTCCTACGCCAATAACATTTCAATTTTTGAGAATGATACCAATCATACTTTTAATAACGAAATAACAGTTTATCAAGATAATAGTCTTTTAATGGGCACTGTTCAGCCTGTAGATATTGATCATCAAGGAGCTTTAGATTTTCTATGGTCAGGAGGCACTAACAGCATTGCCTTTCACCTTAATCAATCCCCTTTATCTATAAGTGAAGTAAATGCAACAAGTAATTTCTTTTATCCAAATCCAACAACTGGATTAGTGAATTTTACCAAACCAGTTAAAAAACTGGCGATGTATAATTTATTAGGTCAAAAATATATAGAAGCTTATCATGTAAATGAAATAAATTTAACAAACTACCCGTCTGGAATGTACTTACTGGTTTTGGATGATAATGTCCAATTTCCACAAAAAATTATTAAAGAATAA
- a CDS encoding ectonucleotide pyrophosphatase/phosphodiesterase, with protein sequence MTKQHRIITLIAIVGMLSLNSCSSKLSPTTQKATTSNSESALKKPYVLLISLDGFRWDYVDKYRPPNLINFISKGVKAQSLIPSYPSKTFPNHYTIATGMYPDKHGIIGNIFYSYEKEATYNIRNREMAEDGSFYGGSPIWIEANKASMVTASYFFVGTEANIQGMSPTYYYKYDGSVKNETRVAQAVKWLKMPAKKRPHLVTMYFSDMDDAGHNFSPSNDEELKNKLLALDKNLGDLFKGIAATGLPVNIIIVSDHGMANQSIENLIPVDDIQNDSLFSTINNGSIVNIHPKDHIDTNDLLEDLKRKEHHFKVYKTEDTPGFENIPTNKDWGPLQLVPDLGYYFSTKKSIAARIEKNITTIGVHGFDTKYKDMHGIFYAKGPAFKKNYEIPAVKNIHIYPLMCRLLGLEIPEGIDGDLDQIKSVLTPLLNKEQD encoded by the coding sequence ATGACAAAGCAACATAGGATCATTACATTAATTGCTATCGTGGGTATGCTCAGCCTGAATTCCTGCAGCAGCAAATTATCACCTACCACACAAAAAGCAACTACTTCAAATTCTGAATCGGCCCTTAAAAAACCATATGTACTATTGATTTCTCTAGATGGTTTTCGTTGGGATTATGTAGATAAATATAGACCTCCCAACTTAATCAATTTTATTTCTAAAGGTGTTAAGGCACAATCATTAATACCCTCCTATCCTTCTAAGACCTTCCCTAATCACTATACGATTGCAACGGGAATGTACCCAGATAAACATGGTATTATAGGTAATATTTTTTACAGTTATGAAAAGGAAGCTACTTATAACATTAGGAATCGAGAAATGGCTGAAGACGGAAGTTTTTACGGAGGTTCTCCCATATGGATAGAAGCAAATAAGGCATCTATGGTTACGGCCAGTTACTTCTTTGTGGGTACAGAAGCAAACATTCAAGGAATGTCACCTACCTATTACTATAAATACGATGGTAGTGTAAAAAATGAAACTCGTGTTGCTCAAGCCGTAAAATGGCTAAAGATGCCTGCAAAAAAAAGACCCCATCTAGTCACTATGTACTTTAGTGATATGGATGATGCAGGGCATAATTTTAGCCCATCCAATGATGAAGAGCTAAAAAACAAACTACTGGCTTTAGATAAGAACTTAGGTGATTTATTTAAAGGCATAGCAGCTACAGGACTGCCTGTAAACATTATTATAGTTTCAGATCACGGCATGGCAAATCAATCTATCGAAAACCTTATACCCGTAGATGACATTCAAAACGACAGTTTGTTTTCAACCATTAATAACGGCTCCATAGTCAATATTCATCCCAAAGACCATATAGATACCAATGATTTGTTGGAGGATTTAAAACGAAAGGAACATCATTTTAAAGTCTATAAAACCGAAGATACCCCTGGTTTTGAAAACATCCCTACCAATAAAGACTGGGGACCTTTACAACTAGTGCCTGATCTGGGCTATTATTTTTCAACTAAAAAAAGTATAGCTGCAAGAATTGAAAAAAATATAACAACTATAGGTGTGCATGGTTTTGATACCAAATACAAAGATATGCACGGCATCTTTTATGCAAAAGGTCCTGCCTTTAAAAAGAATTACGAGATACCAGCAGTAAAAAACATTCATATTTATCCATTAATGTGCAGGCTATTAGGACTAGAAATTCCAGAAGGTATTGACGGAGATTTAGACCAAATAAAAAGTGTTTTAACTCCACTCTTAAACAAGGAGCAGGATTGA
- a CDS encoding DUF4442 domain-containing protein: MYNKLYEWGTRFLSKAALFKFGLNWSPMYRRSTAKIIYVSTDLLQVKMKLPISWKNKNYMNSIFGGSIYASVDPIPMFQLINIIGDHYVVWDKAATIKFKKPAKENLYAEFLYSEKELAEIKQLVERDKEIEIVKLVKLTNKSSTQVYCEIEKIIYVANKEFYKNKRLGE; the protein is encoded by the coding sequence ATGTATAACAAATTGTACGAATGGGGTACTAGGTTTTTATCTAAAGCCGCCTTATTTAAATTTGGCTTGAACTGGTCACCTATGTACAGAAGAAGTACAGCAAAAATAATTTACGTATCAACAGATTTATTGCAGGTAAAAATGAAGTTACCCATCAGCTGGAAAAATAAAAACTATATGAACTCCATATTTGGCGGTAGCATATATGCCTCGGTAGACCCCATACCTATGTTTCAGTTGATCAATATAATAGGAGATCATTACGTAGTTTGGGACAAGGCGGCTACGATCAAATTTAAGAAACCCGCAAAAGAAAACCTATACGCAGAGTTTCTATACTCAGAAAAAGAATTGGCAGAAATCAAACAACTAGTAGAGCGAGATAAAGAAATCGAAATCGTAAAATTAGTAAAGTTGACCAACAAAAGCAGTACTCAGGTGTATTGCGAAATAGAAAAGATCATCTACGTTGCAAATAAGGAGTTCTATAAAAATAAACGTCTAGGTGAGTAA